GCTGGTGGTCGTATCGAGCGACCTGCGCGAGCTGATGCTGATCTGCGACCGGATCGGCGTGATGTCGGCCGGGCGCATGACCGCCGTATTCGAGCGCGGCAACTGGACCCAGGATGCGCTGCTGGCCGCGGCGTTCGCCGGCTTCGGCCGCGAGACGCCGGCGGCCGCCATGCAGCATCCGGACGCGGGGCAGGCGCGCGGCGCCGCTCCGGGCACTTCGACGACAGGACCACAGCAATGACCCAGCCTCCCGTATCCCCGACCGACGCAGGCGCGCAGCAGGACGTGACGGGGCGCCGCGCGCGCACGCTGTCCGGCACGCGGCTCGGCCTGTCGAACTATCTCGGGCTGGCCGGCGCGCTGGCCGCGATGATCGCGCTGTTCTCGGTGCTGAGCTCGCATTTCCTGACCTACGACACGTTCAGCACGATCGCGAACCAGATTCCCGATCTCGTCGTGATGTCGGTCGGGATGACCTTCGTGCTGATCATCGCCGGGATCGACCTGTCGGTCGGCTCGGTGCTCGCGCTCGCCGCGTCGATGGTCAGCGTCGCCGCGCTGAAATGGCAGTGGGGGCCGCTGCCGGCCGCGCTGATCGGGATCGCGGTCGCGACCGCGACGGGCGCGCTGACGGGCGCGGTCACGGTGGGCTGGCGGATTCCGTCGTTCATCGTGTCGCTCGGCGTGCTGGAGGCCGCGCGCGGCCTCGCGTACCAGCTGACGAATTCGCGCACCGCGTATATCGGCGACGCGTTCGATTTCCTGTCGAACCCGATCGCGCTGGGCATTTCGCCGGCGTTCCTGATCGCGGTCGCGGTGATGATCGCGGCCCAGTTCGTGCTCACGCGCACGGTGTTCGGGCGCTATCTGGTCGGGATCGGCACGAACGAGGAAGCGGTGCGACTTGCAGGGGTTAACCCGAGGCCGTATAAAATCCTCGTATTCGCGCTGATGG
This DNA window, taken from Burkholderia cenocepacia, encodes the following:
- a CDS encoding ABC transporter permease, whose protein sequence is MTQPPVSPTDAGAQQDVTGRRARTLSGTRLGLSNYLGLAGALAAMIALFSVLSSHFLTYDTFSTIANQIPDLVVMSVGMTFVLIIAGIDLSVGSVLALAASMVSVAALKWQWGPLPAALIGIAVATATGALTGAVTVGWRIPSFIVSLGVLEAARGLAYQLTNSRTAYIGDAFDFLSNPIALGISPAFLIAVAVMIAAQFVLTRTVFGRYLVGIGTNEEAVRLAGVNPRPYKILVFALMGALAGLASLFQISRLEAADPNAGAGLELQVIAAVVIGGTSLMGGRGSVISTFFGVLIISVLAAGLAQIGANEPTKRIITGAVIVVAVVLDTYRSRRTRVR